From one Solea solea chromosome 15, fSolSol10.1, whole genome shotgun sequence genomic stretch:
- the dnph1 gene encoding 2'-deoxynucleoside 5'-phosphate N-hydrolase 1 isoform X3 gives MKVYFCGSIRGGREDVVIYQKIVKKLQSYGSVLTEHLSSAELTHRGEVASDAGDRFIHDRDVDWLRQCDAVVAEVTQPSLGVGYELGRVVDMKKKTLCLFRPASGRVLSAMIRGAHDGELFVVKDYSEDDMEDVVDEFFAVLKQT, from the exons ATGAAGGTGTATTTCTGCGGGAGCATCCGCGGCGGCAGAGAGGACGTCGTCATTTACCAGAAGATTGTGAAGAAGCTTCAGAGCTACGGCAGCGTGTTGACGGAACACTTGAGCAGTGCAGagctcacacacagag GAGAGGTCGCCTCAGACGCAGGCGACAGGTTCATCCATGACCGCGATGTGGACTGGCTGCGACAGTGTGACG CGGTGGTGGCTGAGGTCACGCAGCCGTCCCTCGGCGTCGGTTATGAGCTCGGCCGCGTCGTcgacatgaagaagaaaacccTGTGTCTGTTCAGGCCGGCGTCGGGACGCG ttcTGTCGGCCATGATCCGTGGAGCTCACGATGGCGAACTCTTCGTGGTCAAAGACTACAGCGAGGACGACATGGAGGACGTCGTGGACGAGTTCTTTGCAGTCCTGAAGCAGACATGA
- the dnph1 gene encoding 2'-deoxynucleoside 5'-phosphate N-hydrolase 1 isoform X2, producing the protein MKVYFCGSIRGGREDVVIYQKIVKKLQSYGSVLTEHLSSAELTHREVASDAGDRFIHDRDVDWLRQCDAVVAEVTQPSLGVGYELGRVVDMKKKTLCLFRPASGRVLSAMIRGAHDGELFVVKDYSEDDMEDSATCSVRHLATWLIA; encoded by the exons ATGAAGGTGTATTTCTGCGGGAGCATCCGCGGCGGCAGAGAGGACGTCGTCATTTACCAGAAGATTGTGAAGAAGCTTCAGAGCTACGGCAGCGTGTTGACGGAACACTTGAGCAGTGCAGagctcacacacagag AGGTCGCCTCAGACGCAGGCGACAGGTTCATCCATGACCGCGATGTGGACTGGCTGCGACAGTGTGACG CGGTGGTGGCTGAGGTCACGCAGCCGTCCCTCGGCGTCGGTTATGAGCTCGGCCGCGTCGTcgacatgaagaagaaaacccTGTGTCTGTTCAGGCCGGCGTCGGGACGCG ttcTGTCGGCCATGATCCGTGGAGCTCACGATGGCGAACTCTTCGTGGTCAAAGACTACAGCGAGGACGACATGGAGG atTCTGCTACATGCTCAGTTCGGCACTTAGCTACTTGGCTAATCGCTTAG
- the dnph1 gene encoding 2'-deoxynucleoside 5'-phosphate N-hydrolase 1 isoform X1, translated as MKVYFCGSIRGGREDVVIYQKIVKKLQSYGSVLTEHLSSAELTHRGEVASDAGDRFIHDRDVDWLRQCDAVVAEVTQPSLGVGYELGRVVDMKKKTLCLFRPASGRVLSAMIRGAHDGELFVVKDYSEDDMEDSATCSVRHLATWLIA; from the exons ATGAAGGTGTATTTCTGCGGGAGCATCCGCGGCGGCAGAGAGGACGTCGTCATTTACCAGAAGATTGTGAAGAAGCTTCAGAGCTACGGCAGCGTGTTGACGGAACACTTGAGCAGTGCAGagctcacacacagag GAGAGGTCGCCTCAGACGCAGGCGACAGGTTCATCCATGACCGCGATGTGGACTGGCTGCGACAGTGTGACG CGGTGGTGGCTGAGGTCACGCAGCCGTCCCTCGGCGTCGGTTATGAGCTCGGCCGCGTCGTcgacatgaagaagaaaacccTGTGTCTGTTCAGGCCGGCGTCGGGACGCG ttcTGTCGGCCATGATCCGTGGAGCTCACGATGGCGAACTCTTCGTGGTCAAAGACTACAGCGAGGACGACATGGAGG atTCTGCTACATGCTCAGTTCGGCACTTAGCTACTTGGCTAATCGCTTAG